In Plasmodium coatneyi strain Hackeri chromosome 3, complete sequence, a genomic segment contains:
- a CDS encoding Transcription initiation factor IIE — protein MEKSKEIFYDKEKRFFLHLMIYVSRFFLNDEEIVVFDLFVHNECLYLEKDIINCLNMNEQKIRSILSKLLKEKFIIQVQKLKTTERGSTFQVYYCLNNYIVYVIDYRVRQMEVQLKKDRSDNDMYVCNFCNTTYSQLDAQLLPLDSYDAHFLCFCNNKIELVEKDESSNDRIYNRYTKYINILKEHTEKLKNYFIPLYTEKFSRVVPNSLHSLAEDNSSDESMTNNSSELSLTNNSSQVSQSNSGKVPEQKRAKNEETPTDACSSVIRSDKKIKICMNAKGKKGTHQVVAPSTGGRSTSPAKDQVEHKTEQKGHTTGRTKHKSGDLARVQQSASQMVVLKGTQKTNEPEMPLFYIEKFKKEFSLMDAQKLQQDMTQDEFERFMELQDEYLDLI, from the exons ATGGAGAAGTCGAAGGAGATTTTCTACGACAAGGAGAAGAGGTTCTTCCTGCACCTCATGATATACGTGAGTAGGTTCTTTCTAAACGATGAGGAAATTGTTGTTTTCGATTTGTTTGTCCACAATGAATGCCTCTACTTAGAGAAGGACATAATTAACTGCCTCAACATGAACGAGCAGAAGATACGAAGTATTCTCTCTAAACTTTTGAAAGAAAAGTTTATTATCCAAGTACAGAAACTTAAAACCACGGAAAGGGGTTCTACCTTCCAAGTGTATTACTGCCTGAACAACTACATCGTTTATGTGATAGATTATCGAGTTAGGCAGATGGAGGTGCAACTGAAGAAGGATCGAAGTGACAACGATATGTATGTCTGTAACTTTTGTAACACGACGTACTCTCAGCTGGATGCTCAGCTGCTCCCGCTGGACTCCTACGACGCCCACTTCCTCTGTTTCTGCAACAATAAAATTGAACTCGTC GAGAAGGACGAAAGCAGCAACGACCGCATCTACAACCGATACACCAAGTACATCAACATCCTAAAGGAGCACACGGAAAAGctcaaaaattatttcattccCCTCTACACGGAAAAGTTCAGCAGGGTGGTGCCCAACTCTCTGCACTCCCTCGCCGAGGATAACTCATCTGACGAATCCATGACGAACAATTCTTCTGAGTTGTCCCTCACGAATAACTCCTCCCAAGTGTCTCAAA GCAACTCCGGAAAGGTGCCCGAACAGAAGAGAGCAAAGAACGAAGAAACACCCACGGACGCCTGCAGCAGCGTTATCCGGTcagacaaaaaaataaaaatatgcatgaatgcaaagggaaaaaaaggaacccaCCAAGTAGTAGCCCCGTCCACTGGCGGAAGGAGCACTAGCCCTGCGAAGGACCAAGTGGAACATAAAACTGAACAGAAGGGCCACACCACAGGAAGGACAAAACATAAAAGTGGTGACTTGGCCCGGGTGCAACAAAGTGCCAGCCAAATGGTAGTGCTGAAGGGTACCCAGAAGACCAATGAGCCGGAAATGCCCCTGTTTTATATAGAAAAGTTCAAGAAGGAGTTTTCCCTCATGG ATGCCCAGAAACTGCAGCAAGACATGACTCAGGACGAATTCGAACGCTTCATGGAGTTGCAGGATGAGTACCTGGACCTGATTtga
- a CDS encoding SICA antigen, translated as MKERSEGLGYFALPGKRKRYRRAHQVRRPSILQEQLLAHVDDQDDGPHEYTLVKERKQPRSAPTKRRKRERLDRRVGRRMIIDIHLEVLDECQKGDNKLNQEDFFEILVQEFMAREFMNEENVPKEDVPKEKDVQSLDSGFREEDFVPKEGIPQEQVPSSDSGFREENLVPKEDFTRKDVHKEQVPSSDCGCREEDFLCKKNVPNKGVPCSDSGFGF; from the exons atgaaagaaaggagtgaaggattGGGG tattttgcCCTACCAGGcaaaagaaaacgttacagaagagctcatcaGGTGCGTCGTCCTTCAATCTTacaagaacaactccttgctcatgtggacgaccaggatgatggtccacatgaatacaccttagtaaaggagcgaaaacaaccaagatctgctccaacgaaaaggaggaaaagggaacGTCTCGACCGCCGTGTtggtcgccgcatgattattgatattcatttagaagtgttagacgaatgtcaaaagggggacaacaAACTGAAccaggaagacttttttgaaattttggttcaagaatttatggcaAGAGAATttatgaatgaagaaaatgttcctaaggaagatgttcctaaggaaaaggatgttcaaagtttagattccgggtttagggaggaagactttgttcctaaggaaggtatCCCtcaggaacaggttccaagttctgattccgggtttagggaggaaaaccttgttcctaaggaggatTTTACTAGGAAAGACGTTcataaggaacaggttccaagttcagattgcgggtgtagggaagaagactttctttgtaagaaaaatgttcctaacaagggggttccatgttcagattctgGTTTCGGGTTTTAg
- a CDS encoding KIR protein yields the protein MAHKEFYDKFDVGAEKCKDNCTEKVDTALVSINDTDGLRNKIEAAWYYVSYMYKGKDNSSNDAPCHFLYYWIGHELFESPASGNSNVSLQAICSAINDTYQNHKCEIACAPIDKEEFDERKIINDFSYDFSNIKEYLQHYNNNHNTDFNTYIDKVQAATKFMDAKCGGTEGGYCKQFWPNHKDDIQKKLQDLKTELTTAQERIAEATKAAQTAASLAKDEAVRSATTTSSLSSIFGTLVTTTLVPFLLYKVSNKKFQNLKK from the exons atggcTCAC AAGGAATTCTATGATAAGTTCGATGTGGGCgcagaaaaatgcaaagataACTGCACAGAGAAAGTAGACACTGCTCTTGTTTCAATTAATGATACAGATGGTCttagaaataaaattgaagCAGCATGGTACTACGTATCCTATAtgtataaaggaaaagacaaCTCATCCAATGATGCACCGTGTCATTTCCTATACTACTGGATAGGACATGAATTATTTGAGAGCCCTGCAAGCGGAAATTCCAATGTTTCCCTACAAGCTATTTGCAGTGCTATAAATGATACATATCAGAACCATAAATGTGAAATTGCTTGTGCACCTATTGACAAGGAGGAGTTCGAcgagagaaaaataataaatgatTTCTCTTATGACTTCAGCAATATAAAAGAATATCTACAGCACTATAATAATAACCACAATACGGACTTCAACACATACATCGATAAAGTTCAAGCGGCCACTAAATTTATGGACGCCAAGTGTGGGGGGACCGAGGGTGGATACTGTAAACAATTTTGGCCAAATCATAAGGATGACATTCAAAAGAAATTACAAGACTTGAAAACTGAATTAACAACTGCACAAGAAAGAATAGCCGAGGCAACAAAAGCAGCACAAACAGCAGCATCCTTAGCAAAAGACGAAGCCGTTCGTTCTGCTACTACCAcctcttctctttcttctatcTTTGGTACCTTAGTAACTACCACCCTTGttcctttcttattatacaaagtaagcaacaaaaaatttcaaaatttaaaaaaataa
- a CDS encoding Variable surface protein Vir7-like protein gives MKEYKQEDLNKLPSYNHFYKKFNDGCGKCDGYPGLEDLKNNLSGHTTIAEHTVEAVSAYCCISSMTEQDNLYEERWNFFYYWIGDLLFKNPENVDMVPTTLNLICKYMNINHKEEGCEIICDSTIEKDEINHRKTIFDYWQDYNDLHVLLQDSGSNCDQQYGKYLEKVGSAYRKVYEFCRSRGSDPYCSEFNSKCNQYGTNGQLKLKCAPAQASDRIEPAERSQSMDDTASSEGSSSTIPAISGTLATIGIGTAITALLYKYTSLPSLLRTHFGGGSKSNNINTRNRRGKRSIEHHFDAFTEDDTLTVDYSTVAESTISDSIAESTTADASTLYNEEGAPPGRKGRTNNGRRPGNRDSNISYSSM, from the exons ATGAAAGAATATAAA CAGGAGGATTTAAACAAATTGCCTTCCTACAATCATTTCTACAAGAAGTTCAATGACGGCTGCGGTAAGTGTGACGGCTATCCGGGGCTCGAAGACTTGAAAAACAATTTAAGCGGACATACCACTATTGCAGAACATACGGTTGAGGCTGTAAGTGCCTATTGCTGTATATCTAGTATGACAGAGCAGGATAACTTATATGAAGAACGCTggaatttcttctattactgGATAGGGGACCTCTTATTCAAAAATCCAGAGAATGTTGACATGGTCCCGACCACTCTAAATTTGATctgtaaatatatgaatattaacCACAAGGAAGAGGGATGTGAAATTATTTGCGACAGTACTATTGAAAAAGACGAAATCAACCACAGAAAAACCATATTCGACTATTGGCAAGACTATAATGATTTGCACGTACTATTACAAGATAGTGGGTCCAATTGTGATCAGCAATATGGCAAATATCTCGAAAAAGTTGGTTCAGCTTATAGGAAAGTATACGAATTCTGCCGAAGTAGGGGCTCTGATCCCTACTGTTCTGAATTCAACAGTAAGTGTAATCAGTACGGTACCAATGGACAATTGAAATTAAAATGTGCTCCCGCACAGGCATCGGATCGTATAGAACCTGCAGAACGCTCTCAGTCCATGGACGATACAGCCTCATCTGAAGGCAGTAGTAGTACTATTCCTGCCATATCTGGTACATTGGCAACAATAGGAATTGGCACCGCTATCACTgcccttctatataag tacacttccttaccaTCTTTGTTACGTACAcattttggaggaggaagtaaaagtAACAACATCAATACAAGaaacagaagaggaaaaaggtcCATTGAACATCATTTTGATGCGTTTACAGAAgacgacaccttaacagTAGATTATTCTACAGTAGCAGAGTCCACAATATCTGATTCTATAGCAGAATCAACAACAGCGGATGCTTCTACCCTATATAATGAAGAAGGAGCACCACCTGGAAGAAAAGGACGAACAAATAATGGTAGAAGACCAGGAAACAGGGACAGCAATATTAGTTATAGTAGCATGTAG